One window from the genome of Fulvivirga lutea encodes:
- the trkA gene encoding Trk system potassium transporter TrkA translates to MKIIIAGAGDVGFHLAKLLAHEGQDIVLIDRDPYRLKQASSSLDVGIIKGNSTSYSILEEADVSTADLLIAVTSSEETNLATCIIGKHLGAKKTVSRIQNVEYLLSKEKLDLKDLGIDEIISPESLAAKEIKRLLKEVAITDTFDFDEGRLSLVGVHIDETSALNGKTLIEMAHLNPSQNFITVAILRDNQTIIPHGDNRFAVGDHAYFIAQPDGVESVLKLSGKKKQDIKNVMILGGSKVGFHAAKSLSRKFNVKLIESDKEKCFELADQLKNVMVINGDGRDVELLEEESISEMDAFIAVTGNSETNIISCLVAKNHNVKKTISLVENIDYIHLSQNIGVDTMINKKLIAANFIFRYIREGDIISLTSIHGVDAEVLEFIVKAGSKITEREIKNLEFPKGAIIGGVVRNGVGYTTMGNFQFRPKDRAVVLCRPGCIKTVEEFFK, encoded by the coding sequence ATGAAAATAATAATAGCCGGAGCTGGAGATGTAGGATTTCACTTGGCAAAACTTTTAGCCCATGAAGGTCAGGATATCGTGCTCATCGATAGAGATCCGTACAGGCTTAAACAGGCGTCCAGCAGTTTGGATGTTGGTATTATTAAAGGGAATTCCACTTCTTACTCCATACTTGAAGAAGCCGATGTATCTACTGCAGACCTACTAATTGCCGTAACTTCTTCAGAAGAAACGAATCTTGCTACATGTATAATAGGCAAACATTTAGGGGCAAAGAAAACGGTTTCCCGAATCCAAAATGTGGAATACCTGCTGAGCAAGGAGAAATTGGATCTGAAGGATTTAGGCATTGACGAAATTATTTCCCCAGAGTCATTAGCCGCCAAAGAAATTAAAAGACTACTAAAAGAAGTAGCGATTACAGATACCTTCGATTTTGATGAGGGTAGGCTCTCATTAGTGGGTGTTCATATTGATGAAACCAGCGCCTTAAATGGTAAAACACTAATTGAGATGGCGCATTTAAACCCATCTCAAAATTTTATTACTGTTGCCATTTTACGTGATAATCAGACCATAATTCCACATGGTGATAACAGATTTGCAGTGGGAGACCATGCGTACTTTATTGCACAGCCCGATGGTGTGGAAAGTGTACTGAAATTATCAGGAAAGAAGAAACAGGATATTAAAAATGTGATGATCCTTGGTGGTAGTAAAGTAGGATTTCATGCCGCCAAAAGCCTGAGCAGAAAATTTAACGTGAAGCTTATTGAAAGCGATAAAGAGAAATGCTTTGAGCTAGCCGATCAGTTGAAGAATGTAATGGTAATAAATGGTGATGGTAGAGATGTGGAGTTACTGGAGGAGGAAAGCATTAGCGAAATGGATGCTTTTATTGCCGTAACCGGTAATTCTGAAACAAACATTATTTCATGTTTGGTGGCTAAGAACCACAATGTAAAGAAAACCATCTCCCTGGTTGAGAATATCGATTATATCCACTTATCGCAGAACATTGGTGTAGATACCATGATCAACAAAAAGTTGATTGCCGCTAATTTTATATTTCGATATATAAGAGAGGGCGATATTATTTCACTTACCAGTATTCATGGTGTGGACGCTGAGGTTTTGGAGTTTATTGTAAAGGCCGGATCAAAGATTACAGAAAGAGAAATTAAGAATCTGGAATTTCCTAAAGGAGCCATTATTGGCGGTGTAGTGCGTAATGGCGTTGGTTACACAACGATGGGTAACTTCCAGTTTAGACCTAAAGACAGGGCTGTGGTTTTATGCAGACCTGGATGCATTAAAACTGTAGAAGAATTTTTTAAGTAA
- a CDS encoding GWxTD domain-containing protein — translation MRAIRIVVSAVLIFFSHTILAQNTGNVGVSMMSVTSNDSLHLYLEIDLDAKTSRLYNYKFQFSTASESEENLIAYLDSAYLGNNGNQHYFKFSFPKSVLKPKLKTRLIKLSDGLTFNFVHEINESHPFILFDSKNLPVLRYWVNPGGYHTTNKNIHVFYYSHNFSVALPPMTTRNEAPSQEMSIDSSFVFQEAIEMKRPGIYMMQSDTASNKALTIRVEPYYYPRFTTVEELTQPLIYITDDEEQMTLAEVGDDKRKFDKFWLQLAGNPERAKKIIRLFYDRVEYVNTNYTTFKEGWKTDMGMIYLIMGTPDSIEKIGNKEIWNYQEDRHLPKRKYQFIKTSTLFSPAHYVLIREKKHAESWYEAINLLRNAIFK, via the coding sequence ATGCGAGCCATTAGAATAGTAGTATCCGCAGTTTTAATATTTTTTAGTCATACAATTCTGGCTCAGAATACCGGCAACGTTGGAGTTTCCATGATGTCAGTAACCTCTAATGACTCCTTACATTTATACTTGGAGATAGATTTAGATGCAAAAACATCAAGACTTTACAACTATAAATTCCAGTTTAGTACTGCTTCTGAAAGTGAAGAAAACCTGATTGCTTATTTGGATAGTGCATACCTGGGCAATAACGGAAATCAGCACTACTTTAAATTTTCTTTTCCAAAAAGCGTTCTTAAACCCAAACTAAAAACAAGGCTGATTAAACTTTCCGATGGTTTGACTTTTAATTTCGTTCATGAAATCAACGAATCACATCCTTTTATCCTCTTTGATTCAAAAAACTTACCGGTACTCAGGTATTGGGTGAATCCAGGAGGCTATCATACAACAAATAAGAATATTCACGTATTTTATTATAGCCACAACTTTAGCGTAGCCTTACCTCCAATGACCACCAGAAATGAAGCTCCTTCGCAGGAAATGAGCATCGATTCTTCTTTCGTTTTTCAGGAGGCGATAGAAATGAAAAGGCCTGGTATATATATGATGCAAAGTGACACTGCCTCTAACAAGGCACTTACCATTAGGGTCGAACCCTATTATTACCCAAGGTTTACAACAGTGGAAGAGCTTACTCAGCCTTTAATTTATATTACAGATGATGAGGAGCAGATGACTCTTGCTGAAGTGGGTGATGATAAGAGGAAGTTTGATAAGTTTTGGTTGCAATTAGCGGGCAACCCAGAACGGGCGAAGAAAATTATTCGACTGTTTTATGATAGGGTCGAATATGTAAATACGAATTACACAACCTTTAAAGAAGGCTGGAAAACAGATATGGGTATGATCTATTTGATCATGGGCACTCCGGATAGTATCGAAAAAATTGGGAATAAAGAGATATGGAATTATCAGGAAGATCGACATTTGCCAAAAAGAAAATACCAGTTCATCAAAACATCAACATTATTTTCTCCTGCACATTATGTATTGATTAGGGAGAAAAAGCATGCTGAATCATGGTACGAAGCCATTAATTTATTAAGAAACGCAATATTTAAATGA
- a CDS encoding KpsF/GutQ family sugar-phosphate isomerase → MKLAKNIQNIAKRVLINESEALNNIANYIDDQFEECVEAIYNSKGRVVITGIGKSAIVASKIVATLNSTGTPSLFMHAADAIHGDLGMIQDNDIVICISKSGNTPEIKVLVPLIKRTNCKLVGLVSNVDSYLGQQADYVLNATIADEACPNSLAPTTSTTAHMAMGDALAVCLMELKSFTSEDFAKYHPGGALGKQLYLKVDDIISHNEVPIVQHDAGFKETILEISSKRLGATAVLKNDELIGIVTDGDLRRGIEKGIDLDKVVAEQIMSVNPKQVEKGDFAVKALNVMQQNNISQVIVMDGNKVAGFVHLHDLLKEGII, encoded by the coding sequence TTGAAGTTAGCAAAAAATATCCAGAATATCGCCAAAAGAGTACTCATAAATGAGTCTGAGGCATTAAACAATATAGCCAATTATATTGACGATCAATTTGAAGAATGCGTAGAGGCAATCTATAATTCGAAAGGCAGAGTGGTTATTACAGGAATAGGCAAGAGTGCGATTGTGGCAAGTAAAATTGTGGCTACATTAAATTCTACCGGAACTCCTTCACTCTTTATGCATGCAGCCGATGCCATTCATGGTGATTTAGGAATGATCCAGGATAATGACATTGTTATATGCATCTCTAAAAGCGGAAATACACCTGAAATAAAAGTTTTGGTTCCGTTAATCAAGCGTACCAATTGCAAACTTGTTGGGCTGGTTAGTAATGTTGATTCTTATTTAGGCCAGCAAGCCGACTATGTATTAAATGCCACCATAGCCGATGAAGCTTGCCCCAATAGTTTAGCTCCAACAACAAGCACTACGGCCCACATGGCCATGGGCGATGCATTGGCTGTTTGCTTAATGGAGCTTAAAAGTTTTACAAGTGAAGATTTTGCTAAGTATCATCCGGGTGGAGCTTTAGGTAAGCAGCTTTATTTAAAAGTAGATGATATTATTTCGCATAATGAGGTGCCTATTGTACAACACGATGCAGGATTTAAAGAAACTATTCTTGAAATTTCTTCTAAGCGATTAGGAGCAACTGCCGTGCTAAAAAATGATGAGTTAATAGGTATTGTAACTGATGGCGATCTAAGGCGAGGTATAGAAAAAGGCATTGATTTAGATAAAGTGGTAGCTGAACAGATAATGTCCGTGAATCCAAAGCAAGTTGAAAAGGGAGACTTTGCGGTAAAGGCACTAAATGTGATGCAGCAAAATAACATTAGTCAGGTAATTGTAATGGATGGCAATAAAGTAGCCGGCTTTGTTCACCTTCACGACCTATTAAAAGAAGGTATCATTTGA
- a CDS encoding gliding motility lipoprotein GldH codes for MKYFYLLVILAVFSACDENRVFEQNADLDNKIWMADSTLNFQFNVPKLDEEYNLYFNIRNTVAYPYENIYITYSLSDTLNNQLKKELVNYNLFDPKTGEPYGDGLGDVFDHQLILLENFKFEQPGPYKFQLQQYMRMDSLPEIISAGIRVEKVVLPK; via the coding sequence ATGAAGTATTTCTATCTATTAGTAATTCTAGCAGTTTTCTCGGCTTGCGATGAGAACAGGGTATTTGAGCAAAATGCCGATCTTGACAATAAAATATGGATGGCAGATTCTACATTAAATTTCCAGTTTAATGTACCCAAATTGGATGAGGAGTATAACCTCTACTTTAATATTAGAAATACAGTAGCGTATCCTTATGAAAATATTTACATTACTTACTCTTTAAGCGATACGTTGAACAACCAGCTTAAAAAAGAGTTAGTAAATTATAATCTATTCGATCCTAAAACTGGAGAGCCTTATGGCGATGGTTTGGGTGATGTTTTCGATCATCAATTGATACTATTAGAAAATTTTAAATTTGAGCAACCTGGCCCATACAAATTTCAATTACAGCAGTATATGCGAATGGATTCTCTGCCTGAAATTATCTCAGCAGGAATACGGGTTGAGAAGGTTGTATTGCCTAAATAG
- the purD gene encoding phosphoribosylamine--glycine ligase, with protein MNILVLGSGGREHTLAWKISQSFNCTQVFVAPGNAGTDLIAENVDIQVNDFEAIGLFAVENEIDLIVVGPEDPLVNGIRDYFEASEALKKIKIVGPGKKGAQLEGSKDFSKSFMQKYGIPTAEAKTFTADTLEEGFVYLDNCTMPIVLKADGLAAGKGVVIAETKEEAKETLRAMLVDKQFGEASSKVLIEQFLDGIELSVFVLTDGKDYIVLPEAKDYKRIGEGDTGPNTGGMGAVSPVKFADESFMKKVEDTIIKPTVDGLAKEKIDYKGFIFIGLMNVAGNPYVIEYNVRMGDPETQAVIPRIQSDIVDMLDAAATGQLHDYNLEIGDFTVAGVVLVSGGYPGSYEKGKSIQGLADVTETLVIHAGTKQEDYEVLTNGGRVLTVLGRGSDLEEALKSAYTAVKSISWDGMYYRKDIGKDILSARIV; from the coding sequence ATGAACATATTAGTATTAGGAAGTGGCGGCCGTGAACATACATTGGCCTGGAAAATTTCACAAAGTTTTAACTGCACTCAGGTGTTTGTGGCCCCTGGCAATGCAGGCACTGACTTAATAGCCGAGAATGTAGATATACAGGTAAATGATTTTGAAGCAATTGGCCTGTTTGCTGTAGAAAATGAGATAGATCTTATTGTTGTTGGGCCGGAAGACCCTCTAGTAAACGGTATCAGAGATTACTTTGAGGCAAGCGAAGCCCTAAAGAAAATTAAAATTGTTGGACCGGGTAAAAAAGGTGCACAATTAGAAGGGAGTAAAGATTTTAGTAAATCTTTTATGCAGAAATATGGCATACCAACCGCTGAAGCAAAAACCTTTACAGCAGATACCTTAGAAGAAGGCTTTGTGTACTTAGACAATTGCACGATGCCCATAGTGTTAAAAGCAGACGGTTTAGCAGCAGGTAAGGGTGTTGTTATTGCAGAAACGAAAGAGGAAGCGAAAGAGACTTTAAGGGCTATGCTAGTGGATAAGCAGTTTGGTGAAGCAAGTTCTAAAGTGCTTATCGAGCAGTTTCTTGATGGTATTGAATTATCAGTCTTCGTACTTACTGATGGGAAGGATTATATAGTGCTACCGGAGGCTAAGGATTATAAACGTATTGGAGAAGGCGATACTGGACCAAACACAGGTGGAATGGGAGCTGTATCACCAGTGAAGTTTGCTGATGAATCTTTCATGAAAAAGGTAGAAGATACAATTATTAAACCTACCGTTGATGGACTGGCGAAAGAAAAGATAGATTACAAAGGCTTTATATTTATTGGTTTGATGAATGTGGCCGGCAACCCTTATGTGATAGAATATAACGTTAGAATGGGTGATCCTGAAACGCAGGCCGTAATACCAAGAATACAAAGTGATATAGTGGATATGCTGGATGCTGCGGCAACCGGTCAATTACACGATTACAACCTTGAGATCGGAGATTTTACTGTAGCAGGTGTGGTGTTGGTTTCTGGTGGTTATCCAGGCAGTTATGAAAAAGGAAAATCAATCCAGGGATTAGCGGATGTCACAGAAACATTAGTGATTCATGCTGGCACAAAACAGGAAGATTACGAAGTATTAACAAATGGTGGAAGAGTGCTTACCGTTTTAGGAAGAGGCTCTGATCTTGAGGAAGCCCTGAAATCGGCTTATACTGCTGTCAAATCAATATCCTGGGATGGCATGTATTACAGAAAAGATATCGGGAAAGATATTTTATCAGCACGGATAGTTTAA
- the rlmB gene encoding 23S rRNA (guanosine(2251)-2'-O)-methyltransferase RlmB, producing the protein MKHINKDNLVFGTRAILETIEAGKEIDKLLIQKGLSNDLIKELIKVAKSYGVPFSTVPIEKLNRVTRKNHQGAIAYISSIQYASLDNVINETYQKGKEPLLLMLDRVTDVRNFGAVARTAECAGVDAIIIPSRGGAAINADAMKTSAGALNYIPICREDNLKKTLDYLKQSGITIFACTEKATESIYSCDFNKPAAIIMGSEEDGISEEYLKLSDHQMFIPMSGNIDSLNVSVSAGIAVFEAVRQRSL; encoded by the coding sequence ATGAAGCATATAAATAAAGATAACCTGGTATTTGGCACACGCGCAATTCTTGAAACCATTGAAGCAGGCAAAGAAATTGATAAGCTTCTAATTCAAAAAGGCTTATCAAATGATTTGATTAAAGAGCTAATTAAAGTGGCTAAATCTTATGGGGTACCATTTTCTACGGTGCCTATAGAAAAGTTAAATAGGGTTACTCGAAAAAATCATCAGGGAGCTATTGCCTACATTTCATCCATCCAGTATGCTTCTTTAGACAACGTAATTAATGAGACTTATCAGAAAGGTAAGGAGCCCCTTTTACTCATGTTGGATAGAGTTACTGATGTGCGAAATTTTGGAGCGGTAGCAAGAACAGCCGAATGTGCAGGTGTCGATGCTATTATTATACCGTCAAGAGGTGGGGCGGCCATTAATGCCGATGCAATGAAAACTTCTGCCGGTGCCTTAAACTACATTCCTATTTGCAGAGAAGACAATCTGAAGAAAACGTTAGATTATTTAAAGCAAAGTGGGATTACCATTTTTGCATGTACGGAAAAGGCCACTGAGTCAATTTATTCGTGTGATTTCAACAAACCGGCAGCTATCATCATGGGCTCTGAGGAAGATGGTATTTCAGAAGAGTATTTGAAGCTTTCAGATCATCAAATGTTTATTCCCATGTCAGGTAATATTGATTCACTAAACGTTTCTGTCTCGGCCGGCATCGCAGTGTTCGAGGCCGTTCGGCAAAGAAGTTTATAA
- a CDS encoding PSP1 domain-containing protein, producing MGCGTCSSGSKVSGCNNNGGCQTGGCNKMNVFDWLSNMDMPVVDKFNVVEVRFKGGHKEYFKNSDNLDLTTGDAVVVDVPNGHHIGHVSLQGELVRLQMQKKKIKNDDEIKKIYRIAHQKDLEKYEEVKNREMPTLYRARQIIDDLKLEMKLSDVEYQADNSKATFYYSADDRVDFRELIKLLAGEFKIRVEMRQISLRQEAGRLGGIGSCGRELCCSTWLTDFKSVSTSAARYQNLSLNPSKLSGQCGRLKCCLNYELDTYMQALEDIPKIDRPLQTEKGIAKLQKTDIFRKIMWFGYDDENTWHPINIKRVNEILKLNKAGKKPASLLEDDEAGKEEVNLNSDLERMDNKFKTKSKNKGKKRNKRRKNRNQGPNQNQNQNKPKRSE from the coding sequence ATGGGATGCGGTACGTGTAGTTCAGGAAGTAAAGTCTCTGGTTGTAACAATAATGGTGGTTGTCAAACTGGAGGGTGCAATAAAATGAACGTTTTTGACTGGCTATCTAATATGGATATGCCGGTTGTAGATAAATTTAATGTGGTAGAAGTACGTTTCAAAGGCGGCCACAAGGAGTACTTCAAAAATTCCGACAACCTTGATCTAACAACAGGAGACGCAGTGGTAGTAGATGTCCCTAATGGGCATCATATTGGCCACGTTTCTCTACAAGGTGAGTTAGTACGTCTTCAGATGCAAAAGAAGAAGATTAAGAATGACGATGAGATCAAGAAGATTTATCGCATTGCTCATCAAAAAGACCTTGAAAAATATGAGGAGGTAAAAAACAGAGAGATGCCTACTCTCTATAGAGCACGCCAAATTATTGATGATCTTAAGCTTGAAATGAAACTTTCGGATGTGGAGTATCAGGCAGATAATTCTAAGGCAACATTCTATTACTCAGCGGATGATAGAGTTGATTTTAGAGAATTAATAAAACTACTGGCTGGCGAGTTTAAGATACGAGTAGAAATGCGCCAGATAAGCCTAAGACAAGAAGCAGGAAGGCTAGGCGGTATTGGCTCATGTGGCAGAGAGTTATGCTGTTCTACCTGGCTTACCGATTTTAAGAGTGTCAGTACCAGCGCAGCCAGGTATCAAAATTTATCATTGAATCCGAGTAAACTTTCAGGTCAGTGCGGCAGGTTGAAGTGTTGCCTCAATTATGAATTGGACACCTACATGCAGGCATTAGAAGATATTCCAAAAATTGATCGGCCATTACAAACAGAAAAGGGTATAGCCAAACTTCAGAAAACTGATATTTTTAGAAAAATTATGTGGTTTGGTTATGACGATGAAAACACCTGGCACCCGATCAATATCAAAAGAGTTAATGAGATTCTTAAACTGAATAAGGCCGGCAAAAAACCTGCCTCCCTGTTAGAAGATGATGAAGCCGGCAAAGAGGAGGTAAACCTGAATAGTGATTTGGAAAGAATGGATAATAAATTCAAGACTAAATCTAAAAATAAGGGTAAGAAGAGGAACAAGCGAAGAAAGAATAGAAACCAAGGCCCAAATCAAAATCAAAACCAAAATAAGCCCAAACGTTCTGAATGA
- a CDS encoding mannose-1-phosphate guanylyltransferase, which yields MNKHNYVVIMAGGVGSRFWPYSRTTKPKQFLDILNTGRTLIQMTYDRFKSKVPEENIYVVTHQDYGDLVKDQLPKLTSDQILLEPLRRNTAPCIAYASYKISKKDPDAIITIAPSDHLIVNEGEFHTFWEKALNAAEDQQKLITLGLKPNKPETGFGYIQFLDEKGSLKKVKTFTEKPERALAEKFIESGDFLWNSGIFIWGVQAIINAIEECLPEMSELFEEALPKLSTPDEAAVISTVYSQCTNISIDFGVMESAASVYVVPSDFTWSDLGSWNALHEHSEKDSNDNVVQANALVYDTKNTLIKGPKEKLIIVQGLQNYMVTECDNVLLICRRDNEQKFRDFVADVKKSKGKEYL from the coding sequence ATGAATAAACATAATTACGTTGTAATAATGGCAGGTGGAGTAGGCAGCCGTTTTTGGCCCTACAGTAGAACTACAAAGCCAAAGCAATTTTTAGACATTTTAAACACAGGTCGTACATTAATTCAAATGACCTACGACCGCTTTAAAAGCAAAGTGCCTGAAGAAAATATTTATGTTGTAACTCATCAGGACTATGGCGATTTAGTGAAGGATCAACTTCCTAAACTAACAAGCGACCAAATTCTTTTGGAGCCACTTAGAAGAAACACAGCGCCATGCATCGCATATGCATCTTATAAAATATCTAAAAAAGACCCAGATGCAATCATTACTATTGCCCCTTCTGATCACTTGATTGTAAATGAAGGTGAGTTTCATACATTCTGGGAAAAAGCATTGAACGCTGCCGAAGATCAGCAGAAATTAATAACACTAGGCCTGAAACCCAACAAACCAGAAACCGGCTTTGGGTATATTCAGTTTTTAGATGAAAAGGGCAGTTTAAAAAAAGTAAAAACATTTACTGAAAAGCCCGAAAGAGCGTTAGCAGAAAAATTTATTGAAAGCGGAGATTTTTTGTGGAACTCTGGCATTTTTATTTGGGGCGTTCAGGCCATCATTAACGCCATTGAAGAATGTTTACCTGAAATGAGTGAACTCTTTGAAGAAGCCCTTCCTAAATTAAGTACGCCCGATGAGGCTGCCGTAATATCCACCGTTTATTCACAGTGCACTAATATTTCTATTGACTTTGGTGTCATGGAGAGTGCTGCCTCAGTCTATGTTGTTCCTTCAGATTTTACCTGGTCTGATTTAGGTTCTTGGAATGCCCTACATGAACATAGCGAGAAAGACTCTAACGACAATGTTGTTCAGGCTAACGCATTGGTTTATGACACGAAAAATACACTCATTAAAGGCCCAAAAGAAAAGTTGATTATTGTACAAGGCCTGCAAAATTATATGGTAACTGAGTGTGACAATGTGCTACTTATTTGCAGGAGAGATAATGAGCAGAAATTCCGAGACTTTGTAGCGGATGTTAAGAAATCTAAGGGCAAGGAATATTTATAA
- the recQ gene encoding DNA helicase RecQ — MLAEQTDILRGKLKEVFGYSQFRGNQEGIIRHILEGKNTFVIMPTGAGKSLCYQLPSLVADGLAVVISPLIALMKNQVDQMNAFGINAQYLNSTLTKTEINRVKKECLNGEIQLLYVAPESLTKPDNVDFLKKVDIAFVAVDEAHCISEWGHDFRPEYRRIKEIIAQIGQLPIIALTATATPKVQLDIQKNLNMENASVFKSSFNRTNLFYDVRQKKHAKKQVIEFLKKNKGKCGIVYCLSRKKVEEIAELLSVNGFNAVPYHAGLEPAVREKNQDDFLNENVDIVVATIAFGMGIDKPDVRFVIHYDVPKSLEGYYQETGRAGRDGLEGHCLMLYSHNDINKLEKFNKDKPVQERENSRVLLQEMSFYAESPVCRRKQLLHYFGEEFTVDNCGGCDNCVTPKDKFEGQEYVSLVLQAVQQTGERFGLNHIAHVLRGISNAHTQSYDHDKLDIFGKGDEEGEDFWKTVIRQTLIYEYLEKDIENIGVLKLSEKGKKFLKSPESVMLAKDHEYTVGEEEEEAERVPVNAKAYDEELFTLLKALRKKEGDKKGLQPWIIFQDPSLEEMATTYPTTEEELSQINGVGMGKVKKFGQPFLELIKEYVDENEITTASNVVVKSSVNKSKLKIFIIQQIDRKVDLDEIAESKGISFESLLDEIENICYSGTKLNLDYYIDDILDQDKQEDIFEYFLNADTDSIEDALDDEDNDDYSEEELRLMRIKFMSEYAN, encoded by the coding sequence ATGCTCGCAGAACAGACCGATATATTACGTGGAAAATTAAAAGAGGTTTTTGGCTACAGCCAATTCCGTGGAAATCAAGAGGGTATCATCAGACATATCCTGGAGGGGAAGAATACGTTCGTGATTATGCCGACAGGTGCCGGTAAGTCATTGTGTTATCAATTACCTTCTTTAGTGGCAGATGGTTTGGCGGTGGTTATATCTCCACTCATCGCATTAATGAAGAATCAGGTAGATCAGATGAATGCCTTTGGTATTAATGCACAATACCTGAATTCTACGCTAACCAAAACTGAAATTAACAGGGTTAAGAAAGAGTGCTTGAATGGTGAAATTCAATTACTTTATGTGGCCCCAGAATCATTAACAAAACCTGATAATGTAGATTTTCTTAAGAAAGTAGACATAGCCTTTGTAGCTGTTGATGAAGCTCACTGTATTTCAGAATGGGGGCATGATTTCCGACCTGAATACAGAAGGATAAAAGAAATTATTGCGCAGATAGGCCAACTTCCTATCATAGCCCTAACTGCTACTGCTACGCCCAAAGTGCAGCTCGATATTCAGAAAAATTTGAATATGGAGAATGCCAGTGTGTTTAAGTCATCATTTAACCGGACTAATCTGTTCTACGATGTTCGACAAAAGAAACATGCCAAAAAACAGGTAATTGAGTTTCTTAAAAAGAATAAAGGTAAGTGTGGTATTGTCTATTGCCTGAGCAGAAAGAAGGTGGAAGAAATTGCTGAGCTACTTAGTGTGAACGGCTTTAATGCAGTGCCATATCACGCAGGGCTGGAGCCAGCTGTTCGTGAAAAAAATCAGGATGATTTTCTGAATGAGAATGTTGATATCGTTGTAGCGACCATCGCATTTGGTATGGGTATTGATAAGCCCGATGTTCGATTTGTTATTCACTATGATGTTCCGAAATCCCTTGAAGGGTACTATCAGGAAACGGGCAGGGCAGGTAGAGATGGCTTGGAAGGCCACTGTTTAATGCTCTATAGTCATAACGATATTAATAAACTGGAAAAGTTTAATAAAGACAAGCCTGTGCAGGAGCGTGAAAACTCAAGGGTTCTGCTTCAGGAAATGTCGTTTTACGCTGAATCACCAGTGTGCAGAAGAAAACAGTTGTTACATTACTTTGGAGAGGAATTTACTGTAGACAATTGTGGTGGTTGTGATAATTGCGTAACCCCTAAAGATAAATTTGAAGGACAGGAATATGTCTCATTGGTGCTTCAAGCTGTACAGCAGACGGGCGAGCGATTTGGATTGAATCACATTGCTCATGTGTTGCGAGGCATCAGCAATGCCCATACCCAATCTTATGATCATGATAAACTCGATATTTTCGGTAAAGGTGATGAGGAAGGTGAGGATTTCTGGAAGACAGTAATTCGTCAAACACTGATTTACGAATACCTGGAAAAGGATATTGAGAATATTGGCGTACTAAAGCTATCTGAGAAAGGGAAGAAGTTTCTAAAAAGCCCTGAGTCTGTAATGTTGGCAAAAGACCATGAATATACGGTTGGTGAGGAAGAAGAGGAGGCAGAAAGAGTGCCTGTCAATGCAAAGGCTTATGATGAAGAACTTTTCACTCTTTTAAAAGCACTACGAAAGAAAGAAGGCGATAAAAAGGGTTTACAGCCATGGATAATTTTTCAGGATCCTTCATTGGAGGAGATGGCAACCACATACCCTACTACTGAGGAAGAACTTTCCCAGATTAATGGGGTAGGTATGGGTAAGGTCAAGAAATTTGGGCAGCCATTCCTGGAGTTGATCAAAGAATATGTGGATGAGAATGAAATTACCACAGCTTCCAATGTGGTGGTTAAGTCATCTGTAAATAAATCCAAGCTTAAAATATTCATTATTCAGCAGATAGATAGGAAAGTAGATCTAGATGAAATTGCTGAATCAAAAGGCATTTCATTCGAAAGTTTGCTGGATGAAATTGAAAACATTTGTTATTCGGGCACAAAACTCAATCTTGATTATTATATCGATGATATCCTTGATCAGGATAAGCAGGAGGATATTTTTGAGTATTTCCTAAATGCTGATACAGATAGCATTGAAGATGCCTTGGATGACGAAGATAACGATGACTATTCAGAGGAAGAACTTCGACTTATGCGTATCAAATTCATGTCTGAATACGCCAACTAG